The sequence AATTAGATATTCTGTTTTAAGAAATATCCCAGATAGATTCCTCCATATGCTGCAACAGGAATCAGCAATATGAACAATATTATTTTGAAATATCCGCTCAAATCTATGGACGGAATATAGTTTGGAGTTGTGGATTGATATGAGCTACCATAAGATGAAGCCAATGGACTGGATGATAAGGCTGAACTTAAAACTCCCAGAATACCCATTAAAAATGTGAAAATCAAACCGATTCCACACAAAACAACTGCAAAAATACTTCCAAGATACATTGAAAAGTTAGGAACAACATAAGATTCATCATTACATCCGAAGTATCCGACAAAT is a genomic window of Methanobrevibacter sp. containing:
- a CDS encoding zinc ribbon domain-containing protein codes for the protein MIYSKFCPNCGSEIGDDDVEFCTECGCNLSHPILKANNKSKGFFDNLVEKTSFPVIIFSFIVFGIFLFVGAFVWSSFMANGSIDLITYLMLTIVFSVFFGAIFVGYFGCNDESYVVPNFSMYLGSIFAVVLCGIGLIFTFLMGILGVLSSALSSSPLASSYGSSYQSTTPNYIPSIDLSGYFKIILFILLIPVAAYGGIYLGYFLKQNI